A genomic window from Sporanaerobacter acetigenes DSM 13106 includes:
- a CDS encoding gamma-glutamylcyclotransferase family protein, producing the protein MKRLYVAYGSNLNLKQMSYRCPTAKVYGKGIIHGYRLLFKGAPENAYLTIESYQDGKVPVLIWEVQPEDEKALDRYEGYPSFYYKENIQVELETGEIVTAMVYIMTNKMKDRIHLNMPSKRYLNIVKLGYESAGFNKGLLVEAIETSIK; encoded by the coding sequence ATGAAAAGATTATATGTTGCTTATGGTTCAAATCTTAATTTAAAACAAATGAGCTATCGATGTCCTACTGCCAAGGTTTATGGAAAGGGAATAATTCATGGGTACAGGCTACTTTTTAAAGGCGCACCTGAAAATGCTTATCTGACAATTGAATCATACCAAGATGGGAAAGTGCCAGTGCTTATTTGGGAAGTTCAGCCTGAAGATGAAAAGGCACTAGATAGGTATGAAGGTTACCCTAGCTTTTATTACAAAGAAAACATTCAGGTAGAACTTGAAACGGGAGAAATTGTAACTGCCATGGTTTACATTATGACCAATAAAATGAAAGATAGGATTCACTTAAATATGCCAAGTAAAAGATATTTGAATATAGTGAAACTTGGCTATGAAAGTGCAGGTTTTAACAAGGGCCTACTAGTAGAAGCTATAGAAACTAGCATAAAGTAG
- a CDS encoding gamma-glutamylcyclotransferase — MDKFFTQKYCDRCGKDLKNGRIMSMFNEDCICMECKDKETKDKDYEKARDKEIEEVKKGNLNYKGIGRKK, encoded by the coding sequence GTGGATAAATTTTTTACCCAAAAGTACTGCGATAGATGTGGTAAGGACTTGAAGAATGGAAGGATTATGTCTATGTTTAATGAAGACTGCATTTGCATGGAATGTAAAGATAAAGAAACTAAGGATAAAGATTATGAAAAAGCAAGGGATAAAGAAATAGAAGAAGTAAAGAAAGGAAATTTAAACTATAAGGGAATTGGAAGGAAAAAATAG
- a CDS encoding phage terminase small subunit P27 family, which produces MATRGRKPKPTAIKVLEGNPGKRPLNENEPKPERQAPECPSWLEPEAKAEWERMAKTMEAIGILTEVDMAAFAGYCQAYARWKEAEEFLSKHGTIFKTPSGYIQQVPQVSIAQTYLKVMKDFCSEFGLTPAARTRIQVNTEDTDTDDPMENLLRVK; this is translated from the coding sequence ATGGCGACACGAGGAAGAAAGCCAAAACCAACAGCCATAAAGGTCTTGGAAGGCAATCCTGGAAAAAGACCTTTAAATGAAAATGAACCAAAACCTGAAAGACAAGCTCCCGAATGTCCGTCATGGCTGGAGCCTGAAGCTAAGGCCGAATGGGAGCGAATGGCTAAAACTATGGAGGCCATTGGAATACTCACTGAGGTGGATATGGCAGCTTTTGCTGGATACTGTCAAGCCTATGCTAGATGGAAAGAGGCGGAGGAATTTCTATCAAAGCATGGTACTATATTTAAAACCCCATCAGGATATATTCAACAGGTGCCGCAAGTATCAATTGCCCAGACATACCTTAAGGTTATGAAGGATTTCTGTTCTGAATTTGGACTTACTCCTGCTGCTCGTACAAGAATTCAGGTAAATACAGAAGATACTGATACTGATGATCCAATGGAAAACTTACTGAGGGTTAAATAA
- a CDS encoding terminase large subunit, which translates to MFDEKKAKRAVKFINNLKHTKGVWHGVPFDLLPWQDKIIQDVFGTVKVDGYRKYNTAYVEIPKKNGKSELAAAIALYLTCGDGEWGAEVYGCAADRQQASIVFDVAVDMVDQSPALKKRIKPILSQKRLVYMPTASFYQVLSAEAFTKHGLNVHGVIFDELHAQPNRQLYDVMTKGSGDARKQPLFFLITTAGTDRNSICWEVHQKADDILRGKKHDPTFYPVIYGIEDSDDWTDEANWYKANPSLDHTIDIEKVRAAYISAKENPAEENIFRQLRLNQWVKQSVRWMPMDIWEKCSFEVDPEKLKGRECYGGLDLSSSIDITAFVLVFPPIPDDDKYYVLPHFWIPEENLDLRVRRDHVPYDIWEQQGYLQTTEGNVIHYGFIERFIEELGMNYNIREIAFDRWGAVQMVQNLEGLGFTVVPFGQGFKDMSPPTKELMKLTLEKKIAHGGHPALTWMMDNIYVRTDPAGNIKPDKEKSTEKIDGAVALIMALDRAIRNEGNNGGSVYDDRGILVF; encoded by the coding sequence ATGTTTGATGAAAAGAAAGCTAAACGAGCAGTGAAATTTATTAATAACCTTAAACATACCAAAGGTGTATGGCATGGAGTACCTTTTGACCTTTTGCCTTGGCAAGATAAAATCATACAGGACGTATTTGGTACTGTAAAAGTCGATGGCTATAGGAAATATAACACAGCTTATGTTGAAATTCCAAAGAAAAATGGAAAGAGTGAACTTGCTGCAGCCATAGCTTTATATCTAACTTGTGGTGATGGAGAATGGGGTGCTGAAGTTTATGGATGTGCAGCTGATAGGCAACAGGCATCTATTGTATTTGATGTAGCAGTAGACATGGTGGACCAAAGTCCTGCTTTAAAGAAAAGAATAAAGCCAATTCTATCTCAAAAGAGATTAGTTTATATGCCTACAGCTAGTTTCTATCAGGTATTATCTGCAGAAGCATTTACAAAGCATGGGCTTAATGTTCATGGAGTAATCTTTGATGAATTACATGCCCAGCCTAACAGACAACTTTATGATGTAATGACCAAAGGAAGTGGAGATGCTAGAAAGCAGCCACTTTTCTTTTTAATTACAACTGCTGGTACTGATAGAAATTCTATTTGCTGGGAAGTTCATCAAAAGGCTGATGATATATTAAGAGGTAAAAAACATGATCCTACCTTTTACCCAGTTATTTATGGGATTGAAGATAGTGATGATTGGACAGATGAGGCGAACTGGTATAAAGCTAATCCATCCTTGGACCATACCATTGATATTGAAAAAGTAAGAGCAGCTTATATAAGTGCTAAAGAAAATCCAGCGGAAGAGAATATTTTTAGGCAACTTCGGCTTAATCAATGGGTGAAGCAATCAGTAAGATGGATGCCCATGGATATTTGGGAAAAGTGTTCATTTGAAGTTGACCCTGAAAAGCTAAAAGGTAGAGAGTGTTATGGTGGTCTTGACCTTTCAAGTTCCATTGATATAACAGCTTTTGTTTTAGTTTTTCCACCCATACCTGATGATGATAAATATTATGTTCTTCCACACTTTTGGATACCAGAGGAGAACTTGGATTTAAGAGTTCGAAGGGATCATGTTCCTTATGATATTTGGGAACAACAAGGATATCTTCAAACAACTGAAGGAAATGTTATCCACTATGGCTTTATAGAAAGATTTATTGAGGAACTGGGAATGAACTACAATATAAGGGAGATTGCCTTTGATAGGTGGGGAGCTGTACAAATGGTACAAAACCTAGAAGGATTAGGATTTACAGTAGTTCCCTTTGGACAGGGATTTAAGGATATGAGTCCACCTACAAAAGAACTAATGAAGTTAACACTAGAAAAGAAAATAGCCCATGGAGGACACCCAGCCTTAACTTGGATGATGGATAACATTTATGTAAGAACTGACCCAGCTGGAAATATAAAACCTGATAAAGAAAAAAGTACCGAGAAAATAGACGGTGCTGTGGCCCTTATAATGGCTTTGGATAGAGCAATTAGGAATGAAGGGAATAATGGTGGAAGTGTATATGATGATAGAGGAATATTAGTATTTTAA
- a CDS encoding type II toxin-antitoxin system PemK/MazF family toxin, whose amino-acid sequence MYSRHFNATKSLINIVDRTQNGNKIEEKRSGLYLEWISRQSKLFDIEKSQLVIPDKIFPKKITSFAFGKNNSTIQAKINKYYNKSTDGKKYLRNTTTIDANDAEDLLHNLVFLRGNVVWIEFGFNIGCEFGGKHPAIILKDLGEALIVAPLTSGTLENPKSTEVVIDVVFNLPPRDRYTNITRITPISIYRVDMDSPMGSIRSKKMKEIFNAMKKDWNF is encoded by the coding sequence ATGTATTCAAGACATTTTAATGCAACTAAATCCTTAATCAACATTGTAGATCGTACCCAAAATGGTAATAAAATAGAAGAAAAGAGAAGTGGTTTGTATCTAGAATGGATAAGCAGACAATCGAAATTGTTCGACATAGAAAAATCACAACTTGTAATTCCAGACAAGATTTTTCCAAAGAAAATAACGAGTTTTGCTTTTGGCAAAAATAATTCAACCATACAAGCTAAAATAAATAAGTACTACAACAAATCAACTGACGGTAAAAAATATCTTAGAAACACTACAACTATAGATGCCAATGACGCAGAAGATTTATTGCATAATTTGGTCTTTTTAAGGGGAAATGTTGTTTGGATTGAATTTGGGTTTAACATAGGTTGTGAATTTGGTGGAAAGCATCCAGCTATTATATTAAAAGATCTTGGGGAAGCATTAATAGTAGCTCCACTTACTTCAGGAACGCTGGAAAATCCGAAATCAACAGAAGTGGTAATTGATGTGGTTTTTAATTTACCACCGAGAGATAGATATACTAATATTACTAGAATTACTCCAATAAGTATATATCGTGTAGACATGGATTCGCCTATGGGCAGTATTAGATCTAAAAAGATGAAAGAAATATTTAATGCAATGAAGAAAGACTGGAATTTTTAA
- a CDS encoding head maturation protease, ClpP-related, which yields MKFWNWINNEDGRTLYLDGYIAQESWFDDEVSPREFKAELEKSGGDITVFINSPGGDVFAASQIYTMLKEYVDKVTVKIDGIAASAASVIAMAGDEVLMSPTSMLMIHNPITLVWGEEVDMRKGIEMLSEVKESIINAYEVKTKLSRNEISKMMDRETWMSAKKAHELGFCDKVLYTENETVPEDVLNGFMFDRVTVTNNFIGKLPKVNKPKDSKDTKTPYSQLVKRLELLK from the coding sequence ATGAAGTTTTGGAATTGGATTAATAATGAAGATGGAAGAACTCTTTATCTTGATGGATATATTGCTCAGGAAAGCTGGTTTGATGATGAAGTATCTCCTAGAGAGTTTAAAGCAGAACTTGAAAAATCAGGTGGAGATATTACTGTATTTATTAATTCACCAGGAGGTGATGTGTTTGCAGCAAGTCAAATCTATACCATGCTAAAAGAATATGTTGACAAGGTCACTGTTAAAATTGATGGAATTGCAGCTAGTGCAGCTTCAGTAATTGCCATGGCTGGAGATGAAGTACTAATGTCTCCTACATCAATGCTTATGATTCACAATCCAATAACCTTGGTCTGGGGAGAAGAAGTGGATATGAGAAAAGGAATTGAAATGCTTTCAGAAGTAAAGGAAAGTATCATCAATGCCTATGAAGTAAAGACAAAGCTTTCACGAAATGAAATATCAAAGATGATGGATAGGGAAACTTGGATGAGTGCAAAAAAGGCCCATGAGTTAGGTTTCTGTGACAAAGTTTTATATACAGAAAATGAAACTGTTCCTGAAGATGTTCTAAATGGTTTTATGTTTGACAGAGTTACTGTAACAAATAATTTTATTGGGAAGCTACCAAAAGTTAATAAGCCAAAAGATTCTAAAGATACCAAAACACCATATAGCCAGTTAGTTAAAAGGCTAGAATTATTGAAATAG
- a CDS encoding phage major capsid protein — protein sequence MDKILELREKRAKLWDKTKAFLDEKRNEEGFLSAEDTATYEKMEADVVSLGKEIERLERQAAIDLELSKATSNAITNTPNNNKGIEKTGRASDEYTKAFWNVMRNKVNFDVQNSLKVGSDPEGGYLAPDEFEKTLIEALEEENVMRSLAKIITTSSGDRKIPIVASKGTASWVDEEGPIPESDDSFGIISIGAYKLATMIKVSEELLNDSVFKLDSYISKEFARRIGAREEEAFVIGDGNGKPTGVFGSGEVGLTTTTTAIKFDDIMDLFYSLKSPYRKKATFLMNDATVKEIRKLKDGNGQYLWQPSVQMGEPDTILNRPVKTSAYVPIIEAGKKPIAFGDFSYYWIADRQGRSFQRLNELYAATGQVGFKATQRVDGKLTLPEAIKVLQMKA from the coding sequence ATGGATAAAATTTTAGAATTAAGAGAGAAAAGAGCGAAGCTTTGGGATAAGACCAAGGCTTTTTTAGATGAAAAAAGAAATGAAGAAGGTTTCCTTTCAGCAGAAGATACAGCTACCTATGAAAAGATGGAAGCTGATGTAGTAAGTCTTGGAAAGGAAATCGAAAGACTTGAAAGACAAGCAGCCATTGATTTAGAACTTTCAAAGGCAACAAGTAATGCTATTACTAACACACCAAATAATAATAAAGGGATAGAGAAAACAGGTAGGGCTTCAGATGAATATACTAAGGCCTTCTGGAATGTTATGAGGAATAAGGTTAACTTTGATGTTCAGAATTCCCTTAAGGTTGGCTCTGATCCAGAAGGAGGATATTTAGCACCTGATGAATTTGAGAAAACCTTAATTGAAGCTTTGGAAGAAGAAAATGTTATGAGAAGTCTTGCTAAAATAATTACTACATCTTCAGGAGATAGAAAGATTCCAATTGTAGCTTCAAAGGGAACTGCTTCTTGGGTAGATGAAGAAGGACCAATTCCAGAATCTGATGATAGCTTTGGAATTATCTCAATTGGGGCATATAAACTGGCTACAATGATTAAAGTTAGTGAGGAATTATTGAATGACAGTGTATTTAAATTAGATTCATATATCTCAAAGGAATTTGCTAGACGAATTGGTGCAAGGGAAGAAGAAGCATTTGTAATAGGAGATGGAAATGGAAAACCAACAGGTGTATTTGGAAGTGGAGAAGTAGGGCTTACAACAACTACTACAGCTATAAAGTTTGATGATATAATGGACCTTTTCTATTCCCTTAAGTCTCCATATAGGAAAAAGGCTACTTTTTTAATGAATGATGCAACAGTAAAAGAGATTAGAAAATTAAAGGATGGAAATGGTCAGTATTTATGGCAACCATCAGTACAAATGGGTGAGCCTGATACTATTTTAAATAGACCCGTAAAGACTTCAGCTTATGTTCCAATAATAGAAGCAGGTAAAAAGCCTATAGCCTTTGGAGACTTTTCATATTATTGGATTGCAGATAGACAGGGGAGGTCTTTCCAAAGATTAAATGAACTTTATGCAGCAACAGGTCAAGTTGGATTTAAGGCTACCCAAAGAGTAGACGGAAAACTTACTCTTCCTGAAGCTATTAAAGTATTACAGATGAAAGCCTAG
- a CDS encoding Head fiber protein: MSNVKNYKEQGGERWVVNGVLEVTEEGVLLLNGKPLIRAEIQEESTATTIADLKADFNSLLQKLKYAGLMEMK, from the coding sequence ATGAGTAATGTAAAAAATTATAAAGAGCAAGGTGGAGAAAGATGGGTTGTTAATGGAGTACTCGAGGTAACGGAAGAAGGGGTACTCCTTTTAAATGGTAAACCCTTAATTAGAGCTGAAATTCAAGAGGAGAGTACAGCTACTACTATTGCAGATTTAAAGGCTGACTTTAACTCCTTACTTCAAAAGCTAAAGTACGCAGGACTAATGGAAATGAAATAA
- a CDS encoding head-tail connector protein, producing MVISLDEAKLYLRIDSDEEDTLITNFILTAEEICEDILRFPISKFEEVPPVVRQAILYCVANLYEKREGTYYYLKNESGGISETINVMKLMLGNLREESW from the coding sequence ATGGTAATAAGTCTAGATGAAGCAAAGTTGTATTTAAGAATAGATAGTGATGAAGAAGATACACTCATCACTAATTTTATTCTTACAGCAGAGGAGATTTGTGAGGATATTTTAAGATTTCCTATATCTAAGTTTGAAGAAGTACCTCCTGTAGTAAGGCAGGCAATACTATATTGTGTTGCTAATCTATATGAAAAAAGAGAAGGTACTTATTATTACCTAAAAAATGAAAGTGGTGGTATTTCAGAAACTATTAATGTTATGAAATTAATGTTAGGTAATTTGAGAGAAGAAAGTTGGTGA
- a CDS encoding phage head closure protein, whose amino-acid sequence MEIGELRHKITFQKLTTATNENGFEVEAWENYKTVWAAITNLHGREYFEAAAVQKENTVKFTIRYFKGLDTSMRILFRGTEYNIISIDNIKYKNKYIEIKALEVEKSGQ is encoded by the coding sequence ATGGAGATTGGGGAATTAAGGCATAAAATTACTTTTCAAAAATTAACTACCGCCACCAATGAAAACGGTTTTGAAGTAGAAGCTTGGGAGAACTATAAAACAGTATGGGCAGCAATTACTAATCTTCATGGAAGAGAATATTTTGAAGCTGCAGCTGTGCAAAAAGAGAATACTGTTAAATTTACTATTCGATATTTTAAGGGCCTCGATACTTCCATGAGGATTTTGTTCAGAGGTACAGAGTACAATATAATCTCCATTGATAATATTAAATATAAAAATAAGTACATTGAGATAAAGGCATTGGAGGTAGAAAAGAGTGGCCAATGA
- a CDS encoding HK97-gp10 family putative phage morphogenesis protein, translated as MANEVKMELEGIENLIDEVEKLGKQGSKIENKALKGAGEVIKDSIVREVPVRTGKLKKSISVSGIKREGGEPYVQVGPGKDGWYGKFVEFGTVKMKAKPFMEPGYENSKDAALDTIQEELKRGLGL; from the coding sequence GTGGCCAATGAAGTAAAGATGGAACTTGAAGGAATTGAAAATCTAATAGATGAAGTTGAAAAACTAGGAAAACAAGGGAGTAAGATTGAAAACAAGGCATTAAAGGGAGCAGGAGAAGTTATTAAGGATTCAATAGTAAGAGAAGTTCCTGTGAGAACTGGGAAGTTAAAGAAAAGCATATCAGTATCAGGAATTAAAAGAGAAGGTGGAGAGCCCTATGTTCAAGTAGGTCCTGGAAAAGATGGATGGTATGGAAAGTTTGTAGAATTTGGAACAGTAAAAATGAAAGCTAAACCCTTTATGGAACCGGGGTATGAAAATTCAAAAGATGCTGCTTTAGATACCATTCAAGAAGAACTAAAAAGGGGACTTGGTTTATGA
- a CDS encoding major tail protein, translating into MAQIGLNDLHFAVLTKDTIEELTYEAVEKMVGAINASISPTVNTQELYADDQLWESISALGKIDVEVETADLPLTTRAKVLGNKIVEGVLVESKEDTPPHIALGFKSLKSNGKYRYIWLLKGVAQPIAEDFSTKKDNVDHKTPKIKFTFMPRMHDGEWKRTADEDGENFLGAKTWFDKVPGDTRVQEGV; encoded by the coding sequence ATGGCACAGATAGGATTGAATGATTTACATTTTGCAGTGCTTACAAAAGACACAATAGAAGAACTTACCTATGAGGCTGTTGAGAAAATGGTAGGTGCTATAAATGCTAGTATAAGTCCTACAGTAAATACTCAAGAATTATATGCGGATGATCAGCTTTGGGAATCTATTTCAGCATTAGGTAAAATTGATGTGGAAGTAGAAACCGCAGATTTACCTCTTACTACTAGGGCAAAGGTATTAGGAAATAAGATAGTTGAAGGTGTTTTAGTTGAAAGTAAAGAAGATACTCCTCCACATATAGCATTAGGATTTAAGAGCTTAAAGTCCAATGGAAAGTACCGATATATTTGGCTATTAAAAGGAGTGGCCCAGCCAATAGCAGAGGACTTTTCTACTAAAAAAGATAATGTAGACCATAAAACACCTAAGATTAAGTTTACCTTTATGCCAAGAATGCATGATGGAGAGTGGAAGAGAACAGCTGATGAAGATGGTGAGAATTTCCTAGGAGCTAAAACTTGGTTTGATAAAGTTCCAGGAGATACTAGAGTTCAGGAAGGAGTTTAA